The genome window ATTGCTAATTTTTCCCTTAATATGTTTATCTCTAAGCATATTGCTTTTCTCAACACTTTCTCCTATATCTGATGGACTTACTTGTTTGTCATCTCCAACTATAATAACCTTTTTTCCCATATATAATAATACCAGTGAGTTTATGTTTGACTGACTTGCCTCATCTATTATAACTATATCAAATTTATTTTCAGCAGGATTTAGAGTTTCTATCACTTTTCCCATTGGCATTATCCATACAGGTACAGCTTTTTGGCAAGCTGCTATTTTTTCTTTAGCTTGTTTTCTATATAATGGAGCATTTTTTCCTGTTCCTTTTCCAATTTTTTGAATAGTTTGTCCCCATCCTCTAAGTGCTTGATTCACTAAAAGATTTTCTTTTTTTTCTACAAAACATAAAACATGATACCATGCTTTTTTTTCAACTAGTTCTAAAGTTAGTTTTCTTAAAGTTTCAACTTTTTTTGTAGCTTCTTTTTGAAGCTCTTCATATGGCTCTTTTGCCAATCTTTCCATTTCTTGAGATAACTGTTTCCATTTCCAATTCTCATATACATCTTGCATTTCTTCAATCATTTCTTCTTCTCTTAAAGATTTTGCCCAGTTTTTAGCTACTTTTTCTATTTTCTGTAAAATTTTCTCTTTTTTATTATATATTTTTTCTTTTTCCAGCATTTCATTTAAAATTTTAAAATATTTAAAGTATCCTTCAATATTTTCCTCTTCTATTACAGTTTTAAATTCTTTGTCAAAAGGAGATTTTTCTTTAGTTATTTTTTCTATTTTTCTCAAATATTCTTCAAATATTTTCTGAGTTTCTATTACTTCCAAAGCTCTTTCTCCAATTTCTATCCTTTTTTCTATTATAGGAATAGAATTTAATATTTTTCTTAATTCCTCCAAAGAAATATGAATATTTCTATCTTCAAAAATACTTTCTTTTTCTATTCCACATTTTTCTATATTATTTAAAAAACTATTTTTTTCTTGATTATTCCAATTTAAAAAATATTTTATTTCTCCTAAATATTCATATAGGTACTCTATAAAATTTTCTTCTGGAATATCACTAGCTATCCCACCTTTATTTTCTATGAGAACCTTCCAACTTTTTATTAACGTTTCTTTTTGTAACAATAGTTCCAAATACTCTAATACTAAATCACACTCTTCTATTGTTTCAATTACTTCTTCATCTAAAATTATTTTAGTTCCTATATTTTCTTTTGCTTTCTTAAGAGCTCCTTTAAAAATGAAACCTGGATTTTTTATTCCCTCTTTTAATTCTAAAACAAGATTTTTTCCAGATTTTACATTAATCCCATCAAGCTCTATCTCTCTCTTAAAAAGTTTTAATTTTATTTTATCAGAATATTTATATAGCTTCTCTGTATCTTCAATAAATTTTTCCCAAATTTCTCTATCTCCACCAGCTGTTATTCCTGCTATAGCTGCATCTATTTTCCATTCTCTAATATCTTTTAGTTCTTTAGAAATGATTGTTCTTCTATTCTCATATTCTTTAAATTTTTTTAAATCTATAATTTTCTGACCTTCAATATATAGATTTTCATTTTTTAATATATAGTTTTGTCCTCCTAGAATTTTTTCTAGTTTCTCTATATTTTCTTTTTTCTTTTCAATTAACTCTTTAAATTTTTCTGGTTCAATAAAATTAGAAATATCATTTAACCCCAAAATTATTTCTTTTTCTTCATTTTCTTCTAATATTTTTTTATATTCCTTTTGTATAAATTTTAATTCTTCATTATTAATTGGACAAGGATCCATTTTAGAAATTTCTCCAGGAATTTTATTTAATTTATTTTCATTCTCTCTTAAATATATTCCAACATCTTTTATAGAAATTCCTTTTCCATTGTAAATAATTGATTGAGATTCCTGATATTTTATAGCATACATTTGATCTTTTATATTTTTTAATTCTTTATATTCTAGTATTCTATCTTTTTTTAAAATATCCACTTCTTTTTTTAAATCTTCTGAATTAAAGTAACCCATTTTTTCTGAAATACTGGCTACCGAACGTTTCATATCACTATTATCATTATCTAAAATTGAAATACAAAGTCCTTGAATATTTTTAGGAATTTTCTCTTTTAAAACTTTCAAAGCCTTTTGAGTATGGCTTGTTACTAAAACATTCTTTCCTTGTGCCAAAAAATGTCCAAGTAAATTTGCAATAGTATGTGTTTTTCCTGTTCCAGGTGGTCCTTGTACAACAACAGCATTATATTTTTCTATTTTTTCTGCTATTTCTATCTGCTCTTTATTAGACTCTTTAGTAAATAAAATTTCTTCAGTCTGAATACTTCTTTCTATTTTTTTATCCTCAGAAATTTTTACTATTCCAACTAACTCAGATAATTGCTCTGGAATTTCTCCAAAAATTTCTATTTTTTCAATTATATTCTCTATTGCTTTTACTATTCCGTCTTCTTTTTTTCTAATAAAAAGTAATGGTCTATATTCAATAATTATAGCTTCTTGATCTGGTATCTCCATATCTTCAGAAAATTGCCCTTTAGCACTTAATTTATGTATAAATTCTCTAAAAAAATTCTTTATACTGTTTTTATCCATTGGATGTAAATTCTTTTCTTGGACTTTATTTTCTAATTCTAAAGTACTTTCTAAATTTATATCTTCTATTCCATTTAAAAAACTAGTGTAAAATTCTAATGAAAAATTTTCATCTGACCCTGTATCTAATATAGTTATTACATTATTTTCTGCTTCAAATTCTATTTTTATTCTTTTTAATAAAATTGGATAGCTTATGTTCTTATTTGATATTTTTACTATTCCATTTCCTACCAACATCTCCAATGTTTCTGTAGCCTTATTCAACTCCAAATATTGAATATACAAACTATCAAACACACCTCTTGTTCTATCTATAAGAAGTTGCTCATCCACCCATAATTTTCTCTTCTCTAACTCTTTATATATTTTTTCTTTAATTTCTTTAGGAATTGTTTTTATTTCACTAATTTTTTCATTCTTTCCCTGATCATTTAAAATAATTGTTTCTATTATTTTACTTTCTTTTATTTCTACTTTTGTTTTATAATCTTTCCAATCTCCTACCATCCATTCCAATAATTCTTTTTCTATTATCAATGGTTTTATAAAATTAGGCTTCTTTATTTGTAATATTATATCATCTTCTTGAATAGCATCTTGATTTTCCAGGTCTCTATATTTCAAAATAACATTTTCATGTTTAGGTAAATTATCTAAATAGTAACTCCATTTTTCTTCATCAACCTTAATTTTCACTACTTTTGAGCTTTTAGCAACTTCTGAAATATAGTTGTATAGTGCTATTACTCTTTCCTTCTCTCCCACTTACTTCCTCCCATGTTACATATATAGATTACTCTGGTGTAATATTAAAACTTAAATACTTATTTTATTATAACATCTACATTATTTGTTGTAAATAAATATGCATTAAATCAATTATATTTTGGGTTCAAAAAATTAAGATATTAATAAGAATAATAAAAAGCAGGAAAAATGTTTTTATTCTCCCTGCTCCATAAATTTTTATTTAATTATCCAGTATTTCTGATACCACTCTTGCTAAAAGAGTTCTTGATAAAATTACAGGTTTCCCTGATATTTTTTCTACTATTTTTTTCATTTCTAAAGTATATCCCATACAATCCAAAACTATTATATCGATATCTTTATCTTCCAATTCCAGTGCTGCTTTTTCTATTTCTTTTATATCCCCATATGGAGAACCAGGTACTGCTTCTATGTTATTTATTATAGAAGACCATTTCTTTTTAGTATACTCCAGCTGTTCTGCTTTTGGAGTAATATTTCCAATAGATGAATTCGCACTGAACAAAGGAAGTAAATTTTTTAATATATCATATGGAAAAATAATTGGAAATTTAGATTTAAAATCATATGAAAATTTTCCAGTGCAAAAAAATAGTATAAGCTCTGCTCCTGCTTCTTCCAATTTATTAATGCACTCTTGTATTCTAGGTTGGATAAATCTCTCAGCAAAAAATACACTGCTCCCATCATTAAGAACAGAAATAAGCCCTTTTTCTCCATTTACAGGTTTTTCTTTCTCTATATCCTCTTTTTTTAAGCCGTCCAATGCTCCTGCTTCTATTAATTCTATTTTATCTCCTAATATAGGAAGAATATCTTTGGTAATATCCTTTCTCGGAGATTGTCCTATTGTTATTGCTCCTATCTTTCTCATAGTTACTCCTTTCCATCTAAAGTCTGGAATCTCTTCATAGAACCATAAGTTTTCTTTATCAGCTCATATTCTTTTTCGTCATAGAAATGACAGTCGCCTTTAGTATATGCTTTTGCTGTTTCCAGCATGAATCTTGCTGCTTCCTCCATATCTGTAATGTGGCTGGCTCCTGTTGCACAGCCAGGTACTGCTGTTTTAGTAGTTATTGCTACTCCTACTACTGGTACATCAGTTGCAGTAGCTGGCTGAAGTATACTATTTAAGTGATAAATATCATTGCCGTATGGTGTGATATCCTGTAAAGAAAGAGCAAATACCTGCGGCAGCTCCCCTGTTGTTATCTGCATAATATCCAGCAGATCATCACTTACTTTTAATATATATCCCTCTTTTACAGTTGGAGATATTGCAAAGCCACGATGATTTATTATTCTGTTTCCTTTAGTAGTATCTACTGACAATATTGCCTCTAAGGCTCCGCTTACTTCCTCTTTATTTATTTGAGCGATATCTACTGGAGACCCCATAAATGGTACTGGGTGATGCGGTCTTGTTGGAGCGTTAGAACATATATGTGTCGATACTACTATATCCCCCTCGAGATAATCTCCTTTAGTCTGCATATCCAGCAGTTTTGCTGCAAGAGATAAAGCTATTAAAGCTCCATCCCCATCTGATACAAATCCTATTCTCTCTGGACGTGCTCCCAGTCCTCCAAGTCTTCCTAAGATCCCTAATGTAGAAGCTGTTCCCCCTTTTACTTTTCCCTTTTCTCCAGGAATAGTTATTCTTATCATATCAGTTGTTCCTCTTTCGCCTTTCAGCGGATAAACAACTACATCTGCATCATGCTTTATACTCAAAAGATAATTTTTTACTTTCTCTCCGCTGGCTGTACTGCTGTCTAAAATATCATACATTTCTATAAACTGTTTTATTAACATATTCTGCCCCCTCTAGTCTATATTAGAAAAATACTTTTATCAAATTAGTCACAAATCCAAACAGTCCATCTGCTGCAATTAGTCCAGCATCTCTTACTTCCATAAATTCTGAACCAAAAATCAATCTTACTGTTACAGCTATCAATACTCCAATACCATAAATAGGACTGTTTAATAGAAGCCCTGTAGCAAAAAGTACTCCAACCATTTTCTTACCAAATATAAACTGGATAAATGCTCCCGGTATTGCCCACATCAGCATTTCTTTTAAAGCTGCCGGATCTGCTCCAGCAGTTATGGTAGTAGCAAATACTTTACTGATAGGAGGTATTACATTCTGACTCATCAAAGCTTTAGAGAACAATAATACTACCAGTATTCCTATGATTCCTCCAATTGCTTCTATGATTACCTGCTGTTTTCTTCCATACTTTTCATACTCTTTATCTTCGCTTTTACCACGCAGTATCCATCCTGCTTTCAAATCATATCCCATATCTGCAAAACATGGTCCTACTGAACCGATAAATCCTGTCATTACAGCTATTGCCAGCGGTTTAAATCCAAGAAGTATTGCTACTGTCATAAAGATAGTAGAAATTGCAAATGCTGGGAACCACCCTGAATGCATTGCTGCCATTCCTACAAGAAGCATTGCTACCAGTGAAGAAAAAGCACACCATAATACCCATACTGCCATTTCACTGACACTCATATCTGAGAAAATTCCTGTTATTACAGCTGTAACAATCGAAGCTGCTATAAGTCCACCGAACCCATATACTAATGATTTTTTAGAATCTTTAGATGAAACTGTAACTGAATTTGTTAATTGCTCATCATTTTTTCTATTCTTAAAAATTATATATAGTGATTGTAATAGTGCAACTATTCCTGCACCTATCATTATTCCCTGAGGTATTTTTGTAGCTCCAAGATTAAAATCTACCATACCAAACAGAGAAAATATCTGTTTTGAATATCCTCTAAGTACAAGTCCTACCCCTAATCCGGCCATAGAAAAGATATTTGCTATAAATACTATTCCTATTCCTGCCACAGGCAGTTTAAAATAACTTCCTATTACCCCCAGTACTAACCCCTCTATTAGTCTTCTTCCTTTTTTACCTCCCTCATCTCCTGCCTGTATAGCACTGGCAGTTGCTACCCCTGGAGGCCATGCCCCCTGAGCTGGGAAAAGAGGTGAGTCAAATAATTTTCCTACTGTTATTATTGAAATTGTTGTCCCTAAAATACACCCTATCGCCATAGGAAGAATATACTCTACTTTTTCAAGTCCCCATAAAATTCCTACAGCTATAAATCCGCAGTTAGCAGCAGCAAATCCTGCACCTGATACAATAGTCTGAAGCATATTTTGTCTTTCCATAGATTTATAACTTGACAGCTGCGACAGCGGTACTCTTGCTAAAATCATAGCAAAAATCGCTCCAATCAAAGATGTATTTGGTGTTACCCCTACGTTTCCTATCAACTGCATACATATTACTGCTGATAGTACAGCTAAAATTACCCCTGTTATTATAATATTCGGTTCAAATGCAGATACTGGCTTTCTTTTGTTTTCCATATTCCATCCCCCTATATGTTTTTAAAATATATATGATATTATTTCTTTCTCAGCCGCCTTTTCACACTGTTTAAACAGTTCTGAATCTTTCATTCCTGTACCTAATTTTATATATTTTCTGTCTACTGCCAGCACAGCTACTTCCATTCCTTCTGTTATTTCTGCTGAAGTGACAG of Fusobacterium sp. contains these proteins:
- a CDS encoding AAA domain-containing protein is translated as MGEKERVIALYNYISEVAKSSKVVKIKVDEEKWSYYLDNLPKHENVILKYRDLENQDAIQEDDIILQIKKPNFIKPLIIEKELLEWMVGDWKDYKTKVEIKESKIIETIILNDQGKNEKISEIKTIPKEIKEKIYKELEKRKLWVDEQLLIDRTRGVFDSLYIQYLELNKATETLEMLVGNGIVKISNKNISYPILLKRIKIEFEAENNVITILDTGSDENFSLEFYTSFLNGIEDINLESTLELENKVQEKNLHPMDKNSIKNFFREFIHKLSAKGQFSEDMEIPDQEAIIIEYRPLLFIRKKEDGIVKAIENIIEKIEIFGEIPEQLSELVGIVKISEDKKIERSIQTEEILFTKESNKEQIEIAEKIEKYNAVVVQGPPGTGKTHTIANLLGHFLAQGKNVLVTSHTQKALKVLKEKIPKNIQGLCISILDNDNSDMKRSVASISEKMGYFNSEDLKKEVDILKKDRILEYKELKNIKDQMYAIKYQESQSIIYNGKGISIKDVGIYLRENENKLNKIPGEISKMDPCPINNEELKFIQKEYKKILEENEEKEIILGLNDISNFIEPEKFKELIEKKKENIEKLEKILGGQNYILKNENLYIEGQKIIDLKKFKEYENRRTIISKELKDIREWKIDAAIAGITAGGDREIWEKFIEDTEKLYKYSDKIKLKLFKREIELDGINVKSGKNLVLELKEGIKNPGFIFKGALKKAKENIGTKIILDEEVIETIEECDLVLEYLELLLQKETLIKSWKVLIENKGGIASDIPEENFIEYLYEYLGEIKYFLNWNNQEKNSFLNNIEKCGIEKESIFEDRNIHISLEELRKILNSIPIIEKRIEIGERALEVIETQKIFEEYLRKIEKITKEKSPFDKEFKTVIEEENIEGYFKYFKILNEMLEKEKIYNKKEKILQKIEKVAKNWAKSLREEEMIEEMQDVYENWKWKQLSQEMERLAKEPYEELQKEATKKVETLRKLTLELVEKKAWYHVLCFVEKKENLLVNQALRGWGQTIQKIGKGTGKNAPLYRKQAKEKIAACQKAVPVWIMPMGKVIETLNPAENKFDIVIIDEASQSNINSLVLLYMGKKVIIVGDDKQVSPSDIGESVEKSNMLRDKHIKGKISNDDLYGLRSSIYSIATTTFTPLMLREHFRCIPEIIGYSNKTSYDYKIKPLRESSASKLKPAVVNYRVNGQRNDKKKINEVEAETIVSLIKACLELEEYENASFGVISLLGDEQVELIQKLIVEKIVATDIEKHSILCGNPSHFQGDERDVVFLSMVDSNDEPGPLGMKREGIEDGNKKRYNVAVSRAKDQLWIVHSLDMANDLKDGDIRRGLLEYSENPQKVMVEESVKKNSDSIFEEEVAKYLYARDYNIIQQWEVGAYRIDMVAFFENKRVAIECDGERWHSTEDQVKQDIERQDILERCGWDFIRIRGSNYFRNPEDTMKEVVEKLEKKGIYPEKTKSENYEAKEEELLNKIKSRSFEIMKSWKSEADTDEPEIVKGLNDIERTIKEERIKTPELNFKAEDSKTENEMKLQQEEMPFTKQKQIKADDSKEEKNKNDKDIFSLLKEEKIEYIDNRELSGIIWIIYEPEKEKIIERFLQEKDYKHSLDKRGTITTNNRAAWRVKAIMEEEEWKRKN
- a CDS encoding AroM family protein, yielding MRKIGAITIGQSPRKDITKDILPILGDKIELIEAGALDGLKKEDIEKEKPVNGEKGLISVLNDGSSVFFAERFIQPRIQECINKLEEAGAELILFFCTGKFSYDFKSKFPIIFPYDILKNLLPLFSANSSIGNITPKAEQLEYTKKKWSSIINNIEAVPGSPYGDIKEIEKAALELEDKDIDIIVLDCMGYTLEMKKIVEKISGKPVILSRTLLARVVSEILDN
- a CDS encoding DUF1177 domain-containing protein, whose product is MLIKQFIEMYDILDSSTASGEKVKNYLLSIKHDADVVVYPLKGERGTTDMIRITIPGEKGKVKGGTASTLGILGRLGGLGARPERIGFVSDGDGALIALSLAAKLLDMQTKGDYLEGDIVVSTHICSNAPTRPHHPVPFMGSPVDIAQINKEEVSGALEAILSVDTTKGNRIINHRGFAISPTVKEGYILKVSDDLLDIMQITTGELPQVFALSLQDITPYGNDIYHLNSILQPATATDVPVVGVAITTKTAVPGCATGASHITDMEEAARFMLETAKAYTKGDCHFYDEKEYELIKKTYGSMKRFQTLDGKE
- a CDS encoding OPT/YSL family transporter, with translation MENKRKPVSAFEPNIIITGVILAVLSAVICMQLIGNVGVTPNTSLIGAIFAMILARVPLSQLSSYKSMERQNMLQTIVSGAGFAAANCGFIAVGILWGLEKVEYILPMAIGCILGTTISIITVGKLFDSPLFPAQGAWPPGVATASAIQAGDEGGKKGRRLIEGLVLGVIGSYFKLPVAGIGIVFIANIFSMAGLGVGLVLRGYSKQIFSLFGMVDFNLGATKIPQGIMIGAGIVALLQSLYIIFKNRKNDEQLTNSVTVSSKDSKKSLVYGFGGLIAASIVTAVITGIFSDMSVSEMAVWVLWCAFSSLVAMLLVGMAAMHSGWFPAFAISTIFMTVAILLGFKPLAIAVMTGFIGSVGPCFADMGYDLKAGWILRGKSEDKEYEKYGRKQQVIIEAIGGIIGILVVLLFSKALMSQNVIPPISKVFATTITAGADPAALKEMLMWAIPGAFIQFIFGKKMVGVLFATGLLLNSPIYGIGVLIAVTVRLIFGSEFMEVRDAGLIAADGLFGFVTNLIKVFF